The Lutibacter sp. A64 genome segment TTTCATTGGAATTTAATTTTAAATAGCAACTTACTGTAAAAATTGTAAGTTGCTATTGGGTTGTAAGGTACTAAAAATTAATTTTTGCTTGTACACTATAAAATCTTGGTGCACCTGCTATATATGTCGGTATACCTAAAGCTCCACCTGTGTTTCCAGCATCAATAATATATTCTTCATCAAGAACATTGCTCATTATAAAGCTTAATTCATATTTTTTATCTATTGTAATTCCTGTTCTAAAATTTAATAAACCATACGAATCTTGTGAAATGTTAGGTAAATTAGTTTCTTCAAAAAAGACTTTAGATTTGTAAGTATATGTAGGTCTGATAAACAAAGTTAATTTGTCATTTAATTTTGGGTTGATGTTTAATCCGAAAGCAAATGAATTTTTAGGAGTTAATCTAAATGTGTTTCCTGCCAATTCTTGTGGATTTCCATCAGAATCTTCATTATCAAAAGTTGCATCTATATAACCATAATTAGCAAAAAAGCTTGAAGTTTCTGAAAAAGCATATTGCATTGCAGCTTCAAAACCAAAAGAACTTGCATTACCACTATCTTCTGTTGTATTTGTTAAGGTTCCGTCTTCGTATTTAGTAACAGAAGTTTGGAAGTTAGAATAATCATAGATATAAGCGTTTATGTCGAATTGTAATCTGTTATTTAAAAATAATGATTTAGCTCCTATTTCATAAGAGTTTACAATTTCATCTGATAAAATATTGGTTTCTGTTGCTGTTATATTAATTACGTTCGGTCTTCTTCCTCTAGAAACGGTACTAAATAATGTAATATTATCATTTACAGTGTAGTTTGCTGCTACACGTCCAACTGCTGATAAAAAGTTATCACTAGCTTTAATTTTTTCTCCATTTGTAGATACGTTTAATACATTTGGAAAGTTACCAGAAACATAACCTAAAAAAGAAGGATTTTCTGAATCGATTACTTGATAAGCAGCATTTATATTTTCTAAAGTAGCTCTTAAACCTATTGTGAAAGATAATTTTTCTGTTGCATCATAAGAAGCATCAATAAAAATATCTCCAGAATAATTTTCTCCAAAATTGGTGTAAGTTTCAGTATTAAAATCGTTTAATGGAGCACCTGCAATTGGTCCAAAAGTAGCTGGATCATTTGGAATTGCTGGCAATAGCATAGGGGTTCCTTCAACTATAAAAGTAGCAGGGTTTAAAAGTAGCATTGCTAAACTTTGTTCGTTATACTCCCAAGGAACACTTTGCGAACCATCTTCATAAAAGAAATTAGCACCAAAGAAACCCCTAAATTTTTTATCGTTATCAAAATTAAATCTAAATTCCTGACTGAATTGTTTACCTTCAGAAATTTCATTAAAAAATAGGGCAGGAGCAGCAGTTCCATCGGCATCAAAAGCTTCGTTAGAGTCAAACTCTCTATAAGCTGTTGTTGAAGTTAAGTCCCACATAGTATTAAAACGATGGTTTAAAATAGCTGTAATACCATAAACGGTTCTGTCTAAACCTAAATCTTCACCTCTTTCTAAATCTGCAAAGGTATTTGGATTTAAATTGCCGTTAATTGGAGCAAATGAGCCACTTTTAAACGAAGTTCCAGGAGGTGTGTCTTTTTGCCAGTTAGCAATTACATCTAATGAAGTAGCATCACTCATTAAATATTTAAATGAAGCTCTAAAAGCAGTTGTTTCTTTACCGTTTAAATCGCCACCAGAAACATTTTCTATATATCCATCTCTAGAATTATAAATTGCAGCAGCTCTAAAAAAAAGTTTATCTTTTGCTAAAGGAGCATTAAAATATCCAGTAATTAAATTTTGGTTAAAGTTACCATATCCTAATTTTATAGCACCAGAGGTTTCGTTCTTAGCTTTGTTTTGTATAATGTGCATTGCGCCAATTTGAGCGCCTCTTCCAAATAAAGTCCCTTGTGGACCTTTTAAAACTTCTACACGTTCTATGTCAAATAATTCAACAACAGAACCTCTAGATTTACTAATTGAAACGCCGTCTTGAAAAATGGAAACTCTTGGTTCTACTCTAGAATCTCCACTATCAC includes the following:
- a CDS encoding TonB-dependent receptor, whose amino-acid sequence is MQIKKLLTFFTLFCTLIANAQNTGTLKGTITTEQGELVYGANILIKSISLGTTSNESGNYLIKQIPTNNYTIEISYLGYNTITKNIQITNTETIQNFVLKESSFLLEGIVVTSQKREQKNKEVPIAITSYGTEFIENQGTFEYDALSEYVPGFQVQIQSVNNPGIVVRGITSDSGDSRVEPRVSIFQDGVSISKSRGSVVELFDIERVEVLKGPQGTLFGRGAQIGAMHIIQNKAKNETSGAIKLGYGNFNQNLITGYFNAPLAKDKLFFRAAAIYNSRDGYIENVSGGDLNGKETTAFRASFKYLMSDATSLDVIANWQKDTPPGTSFKSGSFAPINGNLNPNTFADLERGEDLGLDRTVYGITAILNHRFNTMWDLTSTTAYREFDSNEAFDADGTAAPALFFNEISEGKQFSQEFRFNFDNDKKFRGFFGANFFYEDGSQSVPWEYNEQSLAMLLLNPATFIVEGTPMLLPAIPNDPATFGPIAGAPLNDFNTETYTNFGENYSGDIFIDASYDATEKLSFTIGLRATLENINAAYQVIDSENPSFLGYVSGNFPNVLNVSTNGEKIKASDNFLSAVGRVAANYTVNDNITLFSTVSRGRRPNVINITATETNILSDEIVNSYEIGAKSLFLNNRLQFDINAYIYDYSNFQTSVTKYEDGTLTNTTEDSGNASSFGFEAAMQYAFSETSSFFANYGYIDATFDNEDSDGNPQELAGNTFRLTPKNSFAFGLNINPKLNDKLTLFIRPTYTYKSKVFFEETNLPNISQDSYGLLNFRTGITIDKKYELSFIMSNVLDEEYIIDAGNTGGALGIPTYIAGAPRFYSVQAKINF